The following are encoded together in the Bos javanicus breed banteng chromosome 4, ARS-OSU_banteng_1.0, whole genome shotgun sequence genome:
- the KRBA1 gene encoding protein KRBA1 isoform X5 — MWSRGWQERQESGWWPEMGRQSSLGVPSMAQQGPRDRAERSSVTLSPQRLGPAVPTCRAPALNPGSLCLRTSVSPLQPLPWWEDYVRRSTCRLMLGEGARVHCGLLAGGAPQHSLHLSALVQLVQEIPEFLFGEGSPESSGGASLDGVAVSSQAAVTEDMCPLRDLLRCLPDTPVGLLGLAATPSGSSSSSTPGAGGPGSPLSIKTADKPRPVEEGSPGAPGQEPSPATCSQGSSKSRRNPERGTPGAGAVSISPGHSPLQGLINCLKEILEPGPQGPEGPRSSPPPPAPSLGASQLTRAELGPGGLPWAVKTEAASGDCPLQSLLNCLKEIPEARDRHPSPLGASDPRLQEDPGAWKRNSGGLRPLQTPPPGPGPGAGSMLSAVKVEDSWPQGPLEPTSCQLSKQPHGPSAASSPRNVKDIAPTQVQVPSWGPAAQAGSASSSPLEALEACLRGIPLSGSLPPQPPASSWSRSPQPGDPGSQRPELPRLGPHSKEVVIGPLPALGLQGCMRDSPALPLGSQGTPSSFSSSSSSDGDLDFQSPERSQGHRPGKGSPVGSSPLQGLENCLREIPEPRLQPAWLCSSAGDGGPRRAEPRNWAAGMEGLRGEACEPAHLGQRGGDVPARSLRLASPQALASGALPTCSPRGPRDLGAARPGQWRWLRDGPATKPSPLHCLENSLKGILPGGPLRFACLAGLGPSPRSSSSSSISSSEGEDPRPEPELWQHPLQERDHLPSSKGLGTLSPQCGGPRAGCSPGEGSRRREPGHRCDFSAAGKAEEKVGGRSHSPWREVCLETLGPPGPLGSAGGCHVQVSPVSVAVAEPCVATPEMLCALPVRSAVHPCPAAQLGRRPGPGPCQPPGSAHGPQSWKPTAGEESRGLGPGDGRPGVTAGTDSEPLPGGVPQPAPAAAVPGALPGTSPRRPCPCGASLQQELHSLGAALSEKLDHLAGALAGLAQEVAAVRTQVDRLGRRPRGAGPKGLPRGPRLSSGPAHRHLPYWRHKGPPRPRPKILRGGLAEGCRAGDLSSGLSSGRLRRVPPDTPSAEPPGTGSSPPWQPHSSACSGPAVQTVRHPLGHPEARQSPPPLSLPAAPPPQVAAPVGTAEAEPRGVVAAPPRIPRWPKDPGGVLVGLQRALEGEQWGEELRDPAWGPPSRHPHGLSPTEGAPPPATSPPSSRTFPTLRP, encoded by the exons ATGTGGTCCAGGGGttggcaggagaggcaggagtcCGGATGGTGGCCGGAGATGGGGAGGCAGTCCTCCCTTGGTGTCCCCTCCATGGCCCAACAGGGACCAAGGGACAGAGCAGAGAGGAGCTCTGTTACCCTCAGCCCCCAGCGTCTTGGTCCTGCTGTGCCCACGTGTAGGGCACCTGCCTTGAACCCAGGTTCTCTTTGTTTGCGGACATCAGTGTCTCCTTTGCAGCCCCTCCCGTGGTGGGAGGATTACGTGAGACGCAGCACGTGCCGACtgatgttgggggagggggcgaGAGTTCACTGTGGTCTCTTGGCAGGAGGAGCCCCCCAGCACAGCCTGCACCTCAGCGCCCTGGTGCAGCTCGTGCAGGAGATCCCCGAGTTCCTGTTCGGGGAAGGCAGCCCCGAGAGTAGTGGGGGAGCCAGCCTGGATGGGGTGGCTGTGAGCTCCCAGG CAGCTGTGACGGAGGACATGTGCCCTCTTCGAGACCTGCTCCGCTGCCTTCCAGATACACCCGTGGGCCTGCTTGGCCTGGCCGCCACGCCCAGCGGCAGCTCGTCCAGCAGCACCCCTGGAGCCGGGGGGCCGGGGAGCCCCCTTTCCATCA AAACTGCCGACAAGCCAAGGCCTGTGGAGGAGGGGAGCCCAGGAGCCCCTGGCCAGGAGCCCAGCCCCGCCACCTGCAGTCAGGGCAGTAGCAAGAGCCGCAGGAATCCGGAGAGAGGGACCCCGGGGGCAG GAGCTGTGAGCATCTCTCCTGGGCACAGCCCCTTGCAAGGCCTCATCAACTGCCTGAAGGAGATCCTCGAGCCTGGGCCCCAGGGCCCCGAGGGACCACGGAGCTCGCCACCGCCACCTGCCCCCAGCCTGGGTGCCTCCCAGCTGaccagggcagagctggggcctgggggccTGCCCTGGGCCG tgaagacagaggcagcctCGGGAGATTGTCCCCTCCAGAGCCTCCTGAACTGTCTGAAGGAGATCCCCGAGGCTCGGGACAGGCATCCCAGCCCCTTAGGAGCCAGTGACCCACGGCTGCAGGAGGACCCAGGGGCCTGGAAAAGGAATTCTGGAG GACTCCGACCCCTCCAgactcctcctccagggcctgggcCTGGAGCCGGCAGCATGCTCTCTGCAGTGAAGGTGGAGGACAGCTGGCCCCAGGGACCCCTGGAGCCCACATCCTGTCAGCTCAGCAAGCAGCCCCACGGCCCCTCTGCCGCCAGCAGCCCCAGGAATGTCAAAGACATTGCCCCCACCCAGGTCCAGGTGCCCAGCTGGGGCCCTGCAGCTCAAG CCGGCAGCGCCTCGAGCTCACCCCTGGAAGCCCTGGAGGCCTGTCTGAGGGGCATTCCCCTGAGTGGGTCGTTGCCTCCCCAGCCACCGGCCAGCTCTTGGTCCCGGAGCCCCCAGCCAGGAGACCCCGGGTCTCAGAGGCCCGAGCTGCCGCGCCTCGGACCACACAGCAAAG AGGTGGTCATAGGGCCTCTCCCGGCTCTGGGCCTGCAGGGCTGCATGAGAGACAGCCCGGCCCTGCCCCTGGGCTCCCAAGGCACCCCCAGCAGCTTCTCGTCATCTAGCAGCTCTGACGGGGACCTAGATTTCCAGAGCCCTGAGCGCAGCCAGGGGCATCGGCCCGGAAAAG GAAGCCCAGTGGGAAGCTCCCCGCTCCAGGGCCTGGAGAACTGTCTCAGAGAGATACCTGAGCCCCGgctgcagcctgcctggctctgcTCCTCAGCTGGAGATGGAGGGCCACGGCGAGCGGAGCCCAGGAACTGGGCAGCAGGCATGGAAG GACTGAGGGGCGAGGCCTGTGAACCAGCCCACCTGGGACAGCGTGGGGGCGACGTGCCCGCCAGGAGCCTCCGACTGGCCAGCCCGCAGGCCCTTGCCTCTGGTGCCCTGCCCACCTGCTCCCCACGAGGCCCCAGAGACCTCGGGGCGGCCAGGCCAGGACAGTGGAGGTGGCTTCGAGACG GGCCAGCCACCAAGCCTTCCCCGCTTCACTGCCTGGAGAACTCTCTGAAGGGGATCTTGCCTGGGGGGCCCTTGCGCTTTGCCTGCCTGGCCGGCCTGGGCCCCAGCCCACGCTCCAGCTCCAGCTCGAGCATCAGCAGCTCAGAAGGAGAAGACCCGAGGCCGGAACCCGAGCTCTGGCAGCACCCCCTGCAGG AGAGGGACCATCTTCCCAGCAGCAAGGGCCTTGGCACCCTGTCCCCACAATGTGGCGGCCCCCGTGCTGGCTGCAGCCCTGGGGAAGGCTCGAGGAGACGCGAGCCCGGGCACCGCTGCGATTTCAGTGCAG CAGGAAAAGCAGAAGAGAAGGTGGGAGGCAGGTCCCATTCGCCCTGGAGAGAGGTGTGCTTGGAGACCCTGGGACCGCCTGGCCCCCTGGGCAGCGCCGGAGGAT GCCATGTCCAAGTGTCCCCCGTCAGTGTGGCCGTGGCGGAGCCGTGCGTGGCCACACCAGAAATGCTCTGTGCTCTTCCTGTGCGGTCCGCTGTGCATCCCTGCCCTGCCGCTCAGCTGGGAAGAAGGCCGGGGCCTGGGCCCTGCCAGCCTCCTGGTTCAGCCCATGGTCCCCAGTCCTGGAAGCCGACGGCCGGTGAAGAGTccaggggcctggggcctggggacgGAAGACCAGGTGTGACAG CCGGGACCGACAGCGAGCCCCTTCCTGGGGGTGTGCCCCAGCCAGCGCCTGCAGCCGCCGTCCCTGGGGCCTTACCCGGTACCTCCCCGCGGCGGCCGTGcccctgtggggcttccctgcaACAGGAGCTCCACAGCCTGGGCGCCGCCCTCTCGGAGAAGCTGGACCATCTAGCCGGGGCCCTGGCTGGCCTGGCTCAGGAGGTGGCCGCTGTGAGGACCCAGGTGGATCGACTCGGGAGGCGCCCTCGGGGCGCGGGGCCCAAGGGACTCCCCCGGGGCCCTCGCTTGTCCAGCGGCCCTGCCCACAGACACCTGCCCTACTGGAGGCACAAGGGCCCCCCCAGGCCGAGACCGAAGATCCTGCGGGGGGGCCTGGCCGAAGGCTGCAGGGCCGGGGACCTGTCATCGGGCCTATCCAGTGGGAGGCTCCGTCGGGTGCCTCCAGACACCCCCTCAGCAGAGCCCCCCGGGACCGGCTCCAGCCCTCCCTGGCAGCCTCACTCCTCGGCCTGCAGTGGCCCTGCTGTGCAGACTGTACGTCACCCCCTCGGGCACCCCGAGGCCCGCCAGAGCCCCCCTCCCCTTTCACTGCCGGCTGCCCCGCCCCCCCAGGTGGCTGCTCCAGTGGGCACTGCAGAGGCAGAACCGAGGGGTGTGGTGGCTGCCCCCCCCAGGATCCCAAGGTGGCCCAAGGATCCAGGTGGCGTGTTGGTGGGGCTCCAGAGAGCCCTCGAGGGTGAACAGTGGGGTGAGGAGCTCAGGGACCCAGCATGGGGACCCCCCAGCCGCCACCCTCATGGACTCAGCCCCACGGAGGGTGCCCCACCTCCGGCCACCTCGCCCCCCTCCAGCAGAACCTTCCCCACATTGAGGCCGTGA
- the KRBA1 gene encoding protein KRBA1 isoform X8, which yields MWSRGWQERQESGWWPEMGRQSSLGVPSMAQQGPRDRAERSSVTLSPQRLGPAVPTCRAPALNPGSLCLRTSVSPLQPLPWWEDYVRRSTCRLMLGEGARVHCGLLAGGAPQHSLHLSALVQLVQEIPEFLFGEGSPESSGGASLDGVAVSSQAAVTEDMCPLRDLLRCLPDTPVGLLGLAATPSGSSSSSTPGAGGPGSPLSIKTADKPRPVEEGSPGAPGQEPSPATCSQGSSKSRRNPERGTPGAGAVSISPGHSPLQGLINCLKEILEPGPQGPEGPRSSPPPPAPSLGASQLTRAELGPGGLPWAVKTEAASGDCPLQSLLNCLKEIPEARDRHPSPLGASDPRLQEDPGAWKRNSGGLRPLQTPPPGPGPGAGSMLSAVKVEDSWPQGPLEPTSCQLSKQPHGPSAASSPRNVKDIAPTQVQVPSWGPAAQAGSASSSPLEALEACLRGIPLSGSLPPQPPASSWSRSPQPGDPGSQRPELPRLGPHSKEVVIGPLPALGLQGCMRDSPALPLGSQGTPSSFSSSSSSDGDLDFQSPERSQGHRPGKGLRGEACEPAHLGQRGGDVPARSLRLASPQALASGALPTCSPRGPRDLGAARPGQWRWLRDGPATKPSPLHCLENSLKGILPGGPLRFACLAGLGPSPRSSSSSSISSSEGEDPRPEPELWQHPLQERDHLPSSKGLGTLSPQCGGPRAGCSPGEGSRRREPGHRCDFSAAGKAEEKVGGRSHSPWREVCLETLGPPGPLGSAGGCHVQVSPVSVAVAEPCVATPEMLCALPVRSAVHPCPAAQLGRRPGPGPCQPPGSAHGPQSWKPTAGEESRGLGPGDGRPGVTAGTDSEPLPGGVPQPAPAAAVPGALPGTSPRRPCPCGASLQQELHSLGAALSEKLDHLAGALAGLAQEVAAVRTQVDRLGRRPRGAGPKGLPRGPRLSSGPAHRHLPYWRHKGPPRPRPKILRGGLAEGCRAGDLSSGLSSGRLRRVPPDTPSAEPPGTGSSPPWQPHSSACSGPAVQTVRHPLGHPEARQSPPPLSLPAAPPPQVAAPVGTAEAEPRGVVAAPPRIPRWPKDPGGVLVGLQRALEGEQWGEELRDPAWGPPSRHPHGLSPTEGAPPPATSPPSSRTFPTLRP from the exons ATGTGGTCCAGGGGttggcaggagaggcaggagtcCGGATGGTGGCCGGAGATGGGGAGGCAGTCCTCCCTTGGTGTCCCCTCCATGGCCCAACAGGGACCAAGGGACAGAGCAGAGAGGAGCTCTGTTACCCTCAGCCCCCAGCGTCTTGGTCCTGCTGTGCCCACGTGTAGGGCACCTGCCTTGAACCCAGGTTCTCTTTGTTTGCGGACATCAGTGTCTCCTTTGCAGCCCCTCCCGTGGTGGGAGGATTACGTGAGACGCAGCACGTGCCGACtgatgttgggggagggggcgaGAGTTCACTGTGGTCTCTTGGCAGGAGGAGCCCCCCAGCACAGCCTGCACCTCAGCGCCCTGGTGCAGCTCGTGCAGGAGATCCCCGAGTTCCTGTTCGGGGAAGGCAGCCCCGAGAGTAGTGGGGGAGCCAGCCTGGATGGGGTGGCTGTGAGCTCCCAGG CAGCTGTGACGGAGGACATGTGCCCTCTTCGAGACCTGCTCCGCTGCCTTCCAGATACACCCGTGGGCCTGCTTGGCCTGGCCGCCACGCCCAGCGGCAGCTCGTCCAGCAGCACCCCTGGAGCCGGGGGGCCGGGGAGCCCCCTTTCCATCA AAACTGCCGACAAGCCAAGGCCTGTGGAGGAGGGGAGCCCAGGAGCCCCTGGCCAGGAGCCCAGCCCCGCCACCTGCAGTCAGGGCAGTAGCAAGAGCCGCAGGAATCCGGAGAGAGGGACCCCGGGGGCAG GAGCTGTGAGCATCTCTCCTGGGCACAGCCCCTTGCAAGGCCTCATCAACTGCCTGAAGGAGATCCTCGAGCCTGGGCCCCAGGGCCCCGAGGGACCACGGAGCTCGCCACCGCCACCTGCCCCCAGCCTGGGTGCCTCCCAGCTGaccagggcagagctggggcctgggggccTGCCCTGGGCCG tgaagacagaggcagcctCGGGAGATTGTCCCCTCCAGAGCCTCCTGAACTGTCTGAAGGAGATCCCCGAGGCTCGGGACAGGCATCCCAGCCCCTTAGGAGCCAGTGACCCACGGCTGCAGGAGGACCCAGGGGCCTGGAAAAGGAATTCTGGAG GACTCCGACCCCTCCAgactcctcctccagggcctgggcCTGGAGCCGGCAGCATGCTCTCTGCAGTGAAGGTGGAGGACAGCTGGCCCCAGGGACCCCTGGAGCCCACATCCTGTCAGCTCAGCAAGCAGCCCCACGGCCCCTCTGCCGCCAGCAGCCCCAGGAATGTCAAAGACATTGCCCCCACCCAGGTCCAGGTGCCCAGCTGGGGCCCTGCAGCTCAAG CCGGCAGCGCCTCGAGCTCACCCCTGGAAGCCCTGGAGGCCTGTCTGAGGGGCATTCCCCTGAGTGGGTCGTTGCCTCCCCAGCCACCGGCCAGCTCTTGGTCCCGGAGCCCCCAGCCAGGAGACCCCGGGTCTCAGAGGCCCGAGCTGCCGCGCCTCGGACCACACAGCAAAG AGGTGGTCATAGGGCCTCTCCCGGCTCTGGGCCTGCAGGGCTGCATGAGAGACAGCCCGGCCCTGCCCCTGGGCTCCCAAGGCACCCCCAGCAGCTTCTCGTCATCTAGCAGCTCTGACGGGGACCTAGATTTCCAGAGCCCTGAGCGCAGCCAGGGGCATCGGCCCGGAAAAG GACTGAGGGGCGAGGCCTGTGAACCAGCCCACCTGGGACAGCGTGGGGGCGACGTGCCCGCCAGGAGCCTCCGACTGGCCAGCCCGCAGGCCCTTGCCTCTGGTGCCCTGCCCACCTGCTCCCCACGAGGCCCCAGAGACCTCGGGGCGGCCAGGCCAGGACAGTGGAGGTGGCTTCGAGACG GGCCAGCCACCAAGCCTTCCCCGCTTCACTGCCTGGAGAACTCTCTGAAGGGGATCTTGCCTGGGGGGCCCTTGCGCTTTGCCTGCCTGGCCGGCCTGGGCCCCAGCCCACGCTCCAGCTCCAGCTCGAGCATCAGCAGCTCAGAAGGAGAAGACCCGAGGCCGGAACCCGAGCTCTGGCAGCACCCCCTGCAGG AGAGGGACCATCTTCCCAGCAGCAAGGGCCTTGGCACCCTGTCCCCACAATGTGGCGGCCCCCGTGCTGGCTGCAGCCCTGGGGAAGGCTCGAGGAGACGCGAGCCCGGGCACCGCTGCGATTTCAGTGCAG CAGGAAAAGCAGAAGAGAAGGTGGGAGGCAGGTCCCATTCGCCCTGGAGAGAGGTGTGCTTGGAGACCCTGGGACCGCCTGGCCCCCTGGGCAGCGCCGGAGGAT GCCATGTCCAAGTGTCCCCCGTCAGTGTGGCCGTGGCGGAGCCGTGCGTGGCCACACCAGAAATGCTCTGTGCTCTTCCTGTGCGGTCCGCTGTGCATCCCTGCCCTGCCGCTCAGCTGGGAAGAAGGCCGGGGCCTGGGCCCTGCCAGCCTCCTGGTTCAGCCCATGGTCCCCAGTCCTGGAAGCCGACGGCCGGTGAAGAGTccaggggcctggggcctggggacgGAAGACCAGGTGTGACAG CCGGGACCGACAGCGAGCCCCTTCCTGGGGGTGTGCCCCAGCCAGCGCCTGCAGCCGCCGTCCCTGGGGCCTTACCCGGTACCTCCCCGCGGCGGCCGTGcccctgtggggcttccctgcaACAGGAGCTCCACAGCCTGGGCGCCGCCCTCTCGGAGAAGCTGGACCATCTAGCCGGGGCCCTGGCTGGCCTGGCTCAGGAGGTGGCCGCTGTGAGGACCCAGGTGGATCGACTCGGGAGGCGCCCTCGGGGCGCGGGGCCCAAGGGACTCCCCCGGGGCCCTCGCTTGTCCAGCGGCCCTGCCCACAGACACCTGCCCTACTGGAGGCACAAGGGCCCCCCCAGGCCGAGACCGAAGATCCTGCGGGGGGGCCTGGCCGAAGGCTGCAGGGCCGGGGACCTGTCATCGGGCCTATCCAGTGGGAGGCTCCGTCGGGTGCCTCCAGACACCCCCTCAGCAGAGCCCCCCGGGACCGGCTCCAGCCCTCCCTGGCAGCCTCACTCCTCGGCCTGCAGTGGCCCTGCTGTGCAGACTGTACGTCACCCCCTCGGGCACCCCGAGGCCCGCCAGAGCCCCCCTCCCCTTTCACTGCCGGCTGCCCCGCCCCCCCAGGTGGCTGCTCCAGTGGGCACTGCAGAGGCAGAACCGAGGGGTGTGGTGGCTGCCCCCCCCAGGATCCCAAGGTGGCCCAAGGATCCAGGTGGCGTGTTGGTGGGGCTCCAGAGAGCCCTCGAGGGTGAACAGTGGGGTGAGGAGCTCAGGGACCCAGCATGGGGACCCCCCAGCCGCCACCCTCATGGACTCAGCCCCACGGAGGGTGCCCCACCTCCGGCCACCTCGCCCCCCTCCAGCAGAACCTTCCCCACATTGAGGCCGTGA
- the KRBA1 gene encoding protein KRBA1 isoform X2 → MWSRGWQERQESGWWPEMGRQSSLGVPSMAQQGPRDRAERSSVTLSPQRLGPAVPTCRAPALNPGSLCLRTSVSPLQPLPWWEDYVRRSTCRLMLGEGARVHCGLLAGGAPQHSLHLSALVQLVQEIPEFLFGEGSPESSGGASLDGVAVSSQAVTEDMCPLRDLLRCLPDTPVGLLGLAATPSGSSSSSTPGAGGPGSPLSIKTADKPRPVEEGSPGAPGQEPSPATCSQGSSKSRRNPERGTPGAGAVSISPGHSPLQGLINCLKEILEPGPQGPEGPRSSPPPPAPSLGASQLTRAELGPGGLPWAVKTEAASGDCPLQSLLNCLKEIPEARDRHPSPLGASDPRLQEDPGAWKRNSGGLRPLQTPPPGPGPGAGSMLSAVKVEDSWPQGPLEPTSCQLSKQPHGPSAASSPRNVKDIAPTQVQVPSWGPAAQAGSASSSPLEALEACLRGIPLSGSLPPQPPASSWSRSPQPGDPGSQRPELPRLGPHSKEVVIGPLPALGLQGCMRDSPALPLGSQGTPSSFSSSSSSDGDLDFQSPERSQGHRPGKGSPVGSSPLQGLENCLREIPEPRLQPAWLCSSAGDGGPRRAEPRNWAAGMEGNVGRPTSRPEMSQPSGSSLARGLRGEACEPAHLGQRGGDVPARSLRLASPQALASGALPTCSPRGPRDLGAARPGQWRWLRDGPATKPSPLHCLENSLKGILPGGPLRFACLAGLGPSPRSSSSSSISSSEGEDPRPEPELWQHPLQERDHLPSSKGLGTLSPQCGGPRAGCSPGEGSRRREPGHRCDFSAAGKAEEKVGGRSHSPWREVCLETLGPPGPLGSAGGCHVQVSPVSVAVAEPCVATPEMLCALPVRSAVHPCPAAQLGRRPGPGPCQPPGSAHGPQSWKPTAGEESRGLGPGDGRPGVTAGTDSEPLPGGVPQPAPAAAVPGALPGTSPRRPCPCGASLQQELHSLGAALSEKLDHLAGALAGLAQEVAAVRTQVDRLGRRPRGAGPKGLPRGPRLSSGPAHRHLPYWRHKGPPRPRPKILRGGLAEGCRAGDLSSGLSSGRLRRVPPDTPSAEPPGTGSSPPWQPHSSACSGPAVQTVRHPLGHPEARQSPPPLSLPAAPPPQVAAPVGTAEAEPRGVVAAPPRIPRWPKDPGGVLVGLQRALEGEQWGEELRDPAWGPPSRHPHGLSPTEGAPPPATSPPSSRTFPTLRP, encoded by the exons ATGTGGTCCAGGGGttggcaggagaggcaggagtcCGGATGGTGGCCGGAGATGGGGAGGCAGTCCTCCCTTGGTGTCCCCTCCATGGCCCAACAGGGACCAAGGGACAGAGCAGAGAGGAGCTCTGTTACCCTCAGCCCCCAGCGTCTTGGTCCTGCTGTGCCCACGTGTAGGGCACCTGCCTTGAACCCAGGTTCTCTTTGTTTGCGGACATCAGTGTCTCCTTTGCAGCCCCTCCCGTGGTGGGAGGATTACGTGAGACGCAGCACGTGCCGACtgatgttgggggagggggcgaGAGTTCACTGTGGTCTCTTGGCAGGAGGAGCCCCCCAGCACAGCCTGCACCTCAGCGCCCTGGTGCAGCTCGTGCAGGAGATCCCCGAGTTCCTGTTCGGGGAAGGCAGCCCCGAGAGTAGTGGGGGAGCCAGCCTGGATGGGGTGGCTGTGAGCTCCCAGG CTGTGACGGAGGACATGTGCCCTCTTCGAGACCTGCTCCGCTGCCTTCCAGATACACCCGTGGGCCTGCTTGGCCTGGCCGCCACGCCCAGCGGCAGCTCGTCCAGCAGCACCCCTGGAGCCGGGGGGCCGGGGAGCCCCCTTTCCATCA AAACTGCCGACAAGCCAAGGCCTGTGGAGGAGGGGAGCCCAGGAGCCCCTGGCCAGGAGCCCAGCCCCGCCACCTGCAGTCAGGGCAGTAGCAAGAGCCGCAGGAATCCGGAGAGAGGGACCCCGGGGGCAG GAGCTGTGAGCATCTCTCCTGGGCACAGCCCCTTGCAAGGCCTCATCAACTGCCTGAAGGAGATCCTCGAGCCTGGGCCCCAGGGCCCCGAGGGACCACGGAGCTCGCCACCGCCACCTGCCCCCAGCCTGGGTGCCTCCCAGCTGaccagggcagagctggggcctgggggccTGCCCTGGGCCG tgaagacagaggcagcctCGGGAGATTGTCCCCTCCAGAGCCTCCTGAACTGTCTGAAGGAGATCCCCGAGGCTCGGGACAGGCATCCCAGCCCCTTAGGAGCCAGTGACCCACGGCTGCAGGAGGACCCAGGGGCCTGGAAAAGGAATTCTGGAG GACTCCGACCCCTCCAgactcctcctccagggcctgggcCTGGAGCCGGCAGCATGCTCTCTGCAGTGAAGGTGGAGGACAGCTGGCCCCAGGGACCCCTGGAGCCCACATCCTGTCAGCTCAGCAAGCAGCCCCACGGCCCCTCTGCCGCCAGCAGCCCCAGGAATGTCAAAGACATTGCCCCCACCCAGGTCCAGGTGCCCAGCTGGGGCCCTGCAGCTCAAG CCGGCAGCGCCTCGAGCTCACCCCTGGAAGCCCTGGAGGCCTGTCTGAGGGGCATTCCCCTGAGTGGGTCGTTGCCTCCCCAGCCACCGGCCAGCTCTTGGTCCCGGAGCCCCCAGCCAGGAGACCCCGGGTCTCAGAGGCCCGAGCTGCCGCGCCTCGGACCACACAGCAAAG AGGTGGTCATAGGGCCTCTCCCGGCTCTGGGCCTGCAGGGCTGCATGAGAGACAGCCCGGCCCTGCCCCTGGGCTCCCAAGGCACCCCCAGCAGCTTCTCGTCATCTAGCAGCTCTGACGGGGACCTAGATTTCCAGAGCCCTGAGCGCAGCCAGGGGCATCGGCCCGGAAAAG GAAGCCCAGTGGGAAGCTCCCCGCTCCAGGGCCTGGAGAACTGTCTCAGAGAGATACCTGAGCCCCGgctgcagcctgcctggctctgcTCCTCAGCTGGAGATGGAGGGCCACGGCGAGCGGAGCCCAGGAACTGGGCAGCAGGCATGGAAGGTAATGTGGGCAGGCCCACGTCCCGGCCTGAGATGAGTCAACCTTCTGGAAGCAGCCTGGCCAGAG GACTGAGGGGCGAGGCCTGTGAACCAGCCCACCTGGGACAGCGTGGGGGCGACGTGCCCGCCAGGAGCCTCCGACTGGCCAGCCCGCAGGCCCTTGCCTCTGGTGCCCTGCCCACCTGCTCCCCACGAGGCCCCAGAGACCTCGGGGCGGCCAGGCCAGGACAGTGGAGGTGGCTTCGAGACG GGCCAGCCACCAAGCCTTCCCCGCTTCACTGCCTGGAGAACTCTCTGAAGGGGATCTTGCCTGGGGGGCCCTTGCGCTTTGCCTGCCTGGCCGGCCTGGGCCCCAGCCCACGCTCCAGCTCCAGCTCGAGCATCAGCAGCTCAGAAGGAGAAGACCCGAGGCCGGAACCCGAGCTCTGGCAGCACCCCCTGCAGG AGAGGGACCATCTTCCCAGCAGCAAGGGCCTTGGCACCCTGTCCCCACAATGTGGCGGCCCCCGTGCTGGCTGCAGCCCTGGGGAAGGCTCGAGGAGACGCGAGCCCGGGCACCGCTGCGATTTCAGTGCAG CAGGAAAAGCAGAAGAGAAGGTGGGAGGCAGGTCCCATTCGCCCTGGAGAGAGGTGTGCTTGGAGACCCTGGGACCGCCTGGCCCCCTGGGCAGCGCCGGAGGAT GCCATGTCCAAGTGTCCCCCGTCAGTGTGGCCGTGGCGGAGCCGTGCGTGGCCACACCAGAAATGCTCTGTGCTCTTCCTGTGCGGTCCGCTGTGCATCCCTGCCCTGCCGCTCAGCTGGGAAGAAGGCCGGGGCCTGGGCCCTGCCAGCCTCCTGGTTCAGCCCATGGTCCCCAGTCCTGGAAGCCGACGGCCGGTGAAGAGTccaggggcctggggcctggggacgGAAGACCAGGTGTGACAG CCGGGACCGACAGCGAGCCCCTTCCTGGGGGTGTGCCCCAGCCAGCGCCTGCAGCCGCCGTCCCTGGGGCCTTACCCGGTACCTCCCCGCGGCGGCCGTGcccctgtggggcttccctgcaACAGGAGCTCCACAGCCTGGGCGCCGCCCTCTCGGAGAAGCTGGACCATCTAGCCGGGGCCCTGGCTGGCCTGGCTCAGGAGGTGGCCGCTGTGAGGACCCAGGTGGATCGACTCGGGAGGCGCCCTCGGGGCGCGGGGCCCAAGGGACTCCCCCGGGGCCCTCGCTTGTCCAGCGGCCCTGCCCACAGACACCTGCCCTACTGGAGGCACAAGGGCCCCCCCAGGCCGAGACCGAAGATCCTGCGGGGGGGCCTGGCCGAAGGCTGCAGGGCCGGGGACCTGTCATCGGGCCTATCCAGTGGGAGGCTCCGTCGGGTGCCTCCAGACACCCCCTCAGCAGAGCCCCCCGGGACCGGCTCCAGCCCTCCCTGGCAGCCTCACTCCTCGGCCTGCAGTGGCCCTGCTGTGCAGACTGTACGTCACCCCCTCGGGCACCCCGAGGCCCGCCAGAGCCCCCCTCCCCTTTCACTGCCGGCTGCCCCGCCCCCCCAGGTGGCTGCTCCAGTGGGCACTGCAGAGGCAGAACCGAGGGGTGTGGTGGCTGCCCCCCCCAGGATCCCAAGGTGGCCCAAGGATCCAGGTGGCGTGTTGGTGGGGCTCCAGAGAGCCCTCGAGGGTGAACAGTGGGGTGAGGAGCTCAGGGACCCAGCATGGGGACCCCCCAGCCGCCACCCTCATGGACTCAGCCCCACGGAGGGTGCCCCACCTCCGGCCACCTCGCCCCCCTCCAGCAGAACCTTCCCCACATTGAGGCCGTGA